Proteins encoded within one genomic window of Macrotis lagotis isolate mMagLag1 chromosome 3, bilby.v1.9.chrom.fasta, whole genome shotgun sequence:
- the C3H20orf141 gene encoding uncharacterized protein C20orf141 homolog isoform X1: MVDPSPTVKPQIRIPGITDRMGPVGGRSPEAGEGPEVLKDHGVPSRISLTFMDGALSLGVLALIAPLVLLLGGPIMMFLLVSLMLCFLSFDILHGGQDVPLSGRPIFRPLGLGAGGEGPHLQESLFSSKLHQALDGFLLFTGLGLMFGALIPLGIFSLVISLQALRA; the protein is encoded by the exons AATTCCTGGCATTACAGATCGAATGGGTCCAGTTGGGGGCCGGAGCCCAGAAGCTGGTGAGGGTCCTGAGGTTTTGAAGGACCATGGAGTGCCTTCGAGGATTTCACTCACATTCATGGATGGGGCCCTGAGTCTTGGTGTGCTAGCACTGATTGCTCCCCTTGTCTTGCTCCTGGGTGGTCCCATCATGATGTTCCTGCTGGTGTCTCTAATgttgtgcttcctgagctttgacATTTTGCATGG GGGCCAGGATGTACCTCTGTCTGGAAGACCAATATTTAGACCCCTTGGCCTGGGAGCTGGGGGTGAAGGCCCCCACTTACAAGAATCACTGTTCTCCTCTAAGTTACACCAAGCCTTGGATGGATTCCTGCTCTTCACAGGCTTAGGGCTCATGTTTGGGGCCCTGATACCCTTGGGTATCTTCAGTCTTGTAATCAGCCTACAGGCTCTGAGAGCCTGA
- the C3H20orf141 gene encoding uncharacterized protein C20orf141 homolog isoform X2, which yields MAGPMGRRIPGITDRMGPVGGRSPEAGEGPEVLKDHGVPSRISLTFMDGALSLGVLALIAPLVLLLGGPIMMFLLVSLMLCFLSFDILHGGQDVPLSGRPIFRPLGLGAGGEGPHLQESLFSSKLHQALDGFLLFTGLGLMFGALIPLGIFSLVISLQALRA from the exons AATTCCTGGCATTACAGATCGAATGGGTCCAGTTGGGGGCCGGAGCCCAGAAGCTGGTGAGGGTCCTGAGGTTTTGAAGGACCATGGAGTGCCTTCGAGGATTTCACTCACATTCATGGATGGGGCCCTGAGTCTTGGTGTGCTAGCACTGATTGCTCCCCTTGTCTTGCTCCTGGGTGGTCCCATCATGATGTTCCTGCTGGTGTCTCTAATgttgtgcttcctgagctttgacATTTTGCATGG GGGCCAGGATGTACCTCTGTCTGGAAGACCAATATTTAGACCCCTTGGCCTGGGAGCTGGGGGTGAAGGCCCCCACTTACAAGAATCACTGTTCTCCTCTAAGTTACACCAAGCCTTGGATGGATTCCTGCTCTTCACAGGCTTAGGGCTCATGTTTGGGGCCCTGATACCCTTGGGTATCTTCAGTCTTGTAATCAGCCTACAGGCTCTGAGAGCCTGA
- the TMEM239 gene encoding transmembrane protein 239, translating into MQQRTRTEGATDEAGAGEGLRPNWRSWALCRIWENWWEGSGGIRRRWSSWCSSSCWWVPVQRGLWLLESGLYLLLSLGLCHALFTTGCHLLRSLWPVAAAIWKHLLPALLLMALSALPALLFAASFLLLLSTLLSLLGLLTGMSRPGPVISLNAGFDPGTRPI; encoded by the coding sequence ATGCAGCAGCGGACCAGAACGGAGGGAGCAACGGACGAAGCAGGGGCGGGAGAAGGTTTGAGGCCTAACTGGCGGAGCTGGGCACTTTGTCGAATTTGGGAAAATTGGTGGGAGGGTTCCGGAGGAATCCGACGGCGCTGGTCATCCTGGTGCTCCTCCTCCTGTTGGTGGGTGCCCGTGCAGCGGGGTCTGTGGCTGCTTGAATCTGGCCTCTACCTGCTGCTGTCTCTGGGACTGTGCCATGCTCTCTTCACCACGGGCTGCCACCTGCTGCGTTCCCTCTGGCCTGTAGCAGCTGCTATATGGAAGCATCTCCTGCCAGCTCTGCTGTTGATGGCCTTGAGTGCGCTGCCAGCCTTGCTGTTTGCTGCTTCCTTCCTACTGCTCCTCTCCACCCTACTCAGCCTGCTGGGGCTACTGACCGGCATGTCCCGGCCTGGACCTGTCATCAGCCTCAATGCTGGCTTCGACCCTGGCACCAGGCCCATCTAA